The sequence cagcagccaTGCCAAAACATGAATTCTTTGTAGACATGATCCATGAAGGGTGTCCTAATGCCGCCAGCTGTGTTCTCAACAAGCTGGGAGGTGTTCAGTTTGAAATTGACCTGCCCAGCGACAAGGTGAATATAGACTCAGAGCACAGTGTTGACACCTTGCTGAACACCCTGAAGAAAACTGGGAAGGATGCCTCCTACCTTGGAGACAAATAGCCACACAGGAAGACTTGGCCGGTGGGGCTACTCTGCTTTAGGAAAGCAACGCTTAACATGGCTTCTGTCAGAAGGCAGCTGTTTACACTTCTGTCAATCTTCCTTTGACCACAGTTGTGCTGCCAGATGTTGGAGAAGAGGGGAAgggtgggaggaagaagaagtccTTTGGTGGGGGAAGGACTATGAGAAATTTTGACCGCAGATGTCCCATGTCTTATCCTACAGCAGTAGTGTTTCTTCTCTTTGGCCTTGTAATAAAACTTGAATCTGCTATATTCaagtagaaaagaaaagaaaagaaaagagaaaggactGCAATCTCAGTCACTGTCTTTGCTGCCCTTATGTCTGGATCTCCCTCTCTGAAAACCTACATTATGACTTCTCTAAAATTTCATTTAAATTCCACAAGAAAACCCATAGGTTTTAGGAAACCTGTGCTTAATCTTCATCTGCAACTATAACCAATTTTAAGTAAATGTAACTGCATTTTCTCATGTTCATCGCTTACTATCCTGCTCTTAGGATGCAGGAATAgggtttccccctttcttttgaaACTGTGTAAGCAGCCAGTGTTGGTTCCATGTTGGTATAATAAGCTCATTTTTTCCTTACTCTACTTTCCTTATTCTACActcagaataaataaaatatcagttctctgcattttgcCCACATCGTTTATGATCTATTAACTAGATTCTAGTTCTATATAAAATGATTAATGCATCTATGATCATTTCAGAGAAAAGCTATATCCTACCTGGAAAATGTTACTTTAGCATTTCCCCCCAACTTCATTTGCATTAAGTGGAAATCAGGACCGCTACTTTATGTTGAGACTGGTGATTCAGCTGGAGGTTGAAAACTACACGTAGCTTGTTATTCTGGGTGAAAGGTAGTTATGCTTAGGATTTCTTCCCACATCAAAGAGAGCACTACTTTAATAGTCCAATGTTTACTTGGTATTTTCTGAACTATGTTATGTATGGCTCTCCTCATCTCACATCCATAGAATTTTAAAGAGCACCGTGGATCATCTGTTAAATCATCTGCTGTACAACTGGATGTTCTATGTGGAAGGCATCTTTAAAAGATGTCAGCCCTACCTTTTTCTTAaagtctccaaggaaggagggtgggggttttgggggtttttacaTCCTCTCTGGGCATATTCTATTACTCTACTATCCATGCAGCTATGAATGTTTTGATTGTGAATATTTAGCCTAAATGTATCTCATTGTATATTAAGACTACAGCTCAATTAATTacttcagtggttttcaaccagtgtgccgtggcaccctggggtgccatgAATGATGGGGTGCCACAGGAAACACTGGCCTTTGTCCCtctttgcttccctccctcctcttatgCCCTCTTgcgcctcccaaaggcttgcacagttgTTCGTTGCAGCAGACGTGGCTATAAGCTGCCCAGGTGAATggttcctctggggctggccagggggtgcttcccaggccctgtggggcagtgtgaggaggcacctctctttggggcaggggggcagctcatAGACCAGGgtcagcagctgcagctgcccagaggactcccaaggagagaggagaagagaggaggctaagggaacactccacaagggagagtGTTCAAAAATAGGTGACGGGCtgtcagctctgcaggcaaagggtgacataactgggctcctgagccccacagggcagccgcagaaagaatgtagttggtcaaaggatttgtggacccaaaaaggttgaaaacctctgaatgACTTCAAACAGTACTGATGTTGATGGAACAGAAAGAGCAAGCGTATTGTGCTTTCCTTTACATCTCTATTTTTCACCTGAAATACAAATTTGTATCTTCCCACCCATCCTAGAGGATGGAAAGGCTGTCTTTTACTGGGAAGCTGATGCATCACATAGGCAACAGAAATGCTGCTGCAATTTGGCATTTTGGAAAAGATAGAGAATGATGTAGAAGAACAAGAACCACAAGGcacttgtgtctgtgtgtgtcccccccccccatgtcaaatCTAAAGCCATTCTCATCAGGTAGGTGGGCTATTATGCGAATAATGCAAAGAGGCAGGACTCCTATATTCTTAATAGCTgtataaaaagggggggttgcAGATCCAGTTTGCAGTGCAGGTGTGAAAAAGCCACTGGAACCAAATAGCTTCTTCCTTGCAACTATTGAAGAGAAAGGGACTCTATTCTTTACATCTggttgcttctctctctcctatctctctctgtctgccactcctcctcctccccttttaaaaaagaaccaatAAAAGAACACAAAAAGTCAAGGGAGTGATGATGCCAGTCACTTTGGGTCAAATCTCACCAGTTTAATAGTTTGTCCTTCGGTTTCCAAACCACTGATTATGTGTGCCAAGCTCCACTCCTAGAATAAACAAAGCTAGTTAAATATGTTCCATGCCACAGGTACCATCTGACCATTTGGGAGGAAATGCTACATCCAGGAGAACATCTAAAATATCTCTCCTTTCTCTTTAGAAGAGAAAATCCCATTTATACACAGTCCACACTTCTAGATTCCAAATACCCTCAACACCATCTGTTCAATCCTGTCTGGATTAAGCTTGCTAGCTGTCACCAGTTAAGCATTATCTCCACTGATCAAGAATTTATACTGCTTCTCATGTAGTTGATATAAACTATGACATACTGatgttatttcacttcagtgCTCTGTAAACATCTCTCCATAAAGACAACTTCCAAGATCATAAGGAACAATACCCCATAACTCCTTATGGATACCCAGAGAGGGATAACAATAATCTCTTTAAATCAGCATTGTTCACTTCCACTAGAAATTGTAGCAGATCCAACACTAAGGAATAATAAATAAGCAGAAACAAATCTAGTAATATTGAGTGCCTATAAGGAGAGGGGCAATGGCTTAATGGTAGAAAGCATGCAAAAGATcttaaattcaatccctggcaactctaGGTAGGGGTTTAAGAGACCACATTTCAAAATCTTAGAAAGCTGCTCCTAGtccatactgagctggatggactgaCAGTCTGCCTgtatataaggtagcttcctatgttcctatcaaAAGGGTTATGTGTCCCTTGCATATTCTGAACAAGATTTTTTGACACACCAGCCAAAGTGGTTTTGTTTAAGGGCAATTTGTGTATGACAGATAAACTAGCAAACCACTTGAGATAAAATGTGAGTGGAAGAGTTCTGATATTCACTCTCAGTTTCAGATATGAAACAACATAATGAGAAAGGATCTCTTTCTGAACCTCTTCAGGGATCTGTATAAAGACCAGGTTAAGAAGTCATCATCCTGCAATATGCTATGAGATTCTTACACATCCCATCTCTTAGGGTTTTTGCTTATTTGTGTGTGAATGGTTTTGTAAAAAGCATCTGCTAAATTGCAGGAGTGAGGGTGAACTGCAGTATTAAATGCTAAGCATATGTAATATCTTACTATCACCATTTTCTTCTAAGCTGGAATCCAGTGACTGTTTTAGTAGTGAATTAAGAGccaaatccaaaataaaactacCTCCAGCAGGTGTGCACTGTAAAAGATGCTTTAATGTGTTTCTGGACTCTAGCTGAGACCAGCTTGATGCACCATTTTCTTGTACAGTCCCTTCCTACAGAGAATAGGAATATACTTTGCAAAGACATCAAAGAATGAGTAAGAATTGCTCTTGACTCTAAGACTAGGTAAGTAAGACTTGTGtcctgccacaaatcttcctgcagccaataatCTACAAGTCAGATTTTACTTCAGTCTAATAAGGTAGCTGAGAGCTATGTGAGTGTTGTTTGTTTTCTGAGTATTTGAGTGAAGGCGGATTAACAATTCATCATGTATATGCTGCTATGCCCATCCTAATCCTACACCTTTTGCATAGCTAGGGGTTCTGTATATAAAAGAGGCAAACTTCTCCTGCAGATCTAAGAGCTATGGGGTATTTCTGATCCCAACATGTACAGATGAGAGTTTGGGAACACAGAAAAGGCAACCAATGAAAACTCTTGGGCTGCTCACAGCATGAACTTACTGAGAATGCCTCTGTAACAACCTCTGAGAGAGATGGACCAAAAAGAATAGGCTGAATACAAATGAACTCTCTCACAAGCCATTGCACCCTCCATTCCCTGTTTGATTTGAACACTGTAGAGAGTTCAGTAATGCTGGGACTCTGGTTATACTTTGTTTCCcataataaatattataatacATATATTTGTGGTTAAGACACATCATTTGGTCGATGGTTTTTCATGACTCACTTCTGTCATGAAATCAACGGTCCTGACATAATGCTGTTCACATACTACTCAGTGTGTGCTGAAACTCAGCCTGAAAGAGATCCCTGAAGGAAAATGTAGGCTTGTGAATAGTTACTGCCCCATTATATGAACCCATCTTTTGGAAGAAAGCTTATGGTAGAACACTGGTCCAGCCTCAAAATAGTATCTGTGGAAAACTGTATAATCTATAACAGCAATGGCTGTTATAGATTGAAGTTCTACGTATAGCTAATGTTGAAATTACTGATTCATTGTGCCTGTATGCCAACAATATATAAATCAGATATATCTGATAGGAGCTTGGCATGACTGTGAAGTTTCTCAGAATATGATCCTTAAACTCAGT comes from Podarcis raffonei isolate rPodRaf1 chromosome 2, rPodRaf1.pri, whole genome shotgun sequence and encodes:
- the LOC128407739 gene encoding copper transport protein ATOX1-like, which encodes MPKHEFFVDMIHEGCPNAASCVLNKLGGVQFEIDLPSDKVNIDSEHSVDTLLNTLKKTGKDASYLGDK